The Fodinibius salicampi DNA window GTTACCCTCCCCGTTAAGTCACTCAACTGTGGTAAAAGCGGGATGAACAGAGATATGTATGAAGCTTTAAAAGCTACCAAGCATCCTACCATCAGTTATCAGCTTCTGGATGCCTCAGCGGTTTCATCTGATCAGAAATCTTCCGATTCCGTTTCTGAAAATCACGATAATGGCTGGATGAACATTAGAACGTACGGCATCATGCAAATTGCCGGCGTAAAAGATACCACTACGGTAACAGTTCAGGGCAGGGTTTTAGAGAATAATAAATTCCAGGTGAAAGGGATCAAAGAGCTTCATATGGATACCTACAATATTGATCCACCCAGCAAAATGTTCGGTCTTATTAAAGCCAAAAAGGAACTGACCGTTCATTTCGATGTTACAGTAACCCTCCAGGATCAGGCGCTTTCGGAACTAACAATAATCGGTCTAGTCCGATAAACCAAGGCGTTCCATTTTTCGGTACAGGGTAGAAGGATCGATACCCAGCAAGCGCGCCGCTTCCGATTTATTACCTTCCGTTCGTTTTAGCATGCTCTGGATGTGATGCTTTTCAAATACCTTTACGGCTTCATCCAGCGATTCACTGTCCATAGTTATATTTACCTCACTCGAATCCACTGACTTTCTAATTGCTACCGGCAGATCCTCTAACTGCAAATAATCGTTATCACTGAG harbors:
- a CDS encoding YceI family protein, with amino-acid sequence MKLSFFIILAISLLYPMASGAQSQSMPGEITIEQGGQLWIEGSAGPVDYQCNAEELSGKGQINNRSNPQSVVTNEGDVQVSVTLPVKSLNCGKSGMNRDMYEALKATKHPTISYQLLDASAVSSDQKSSDSVSENHDNGWMNIRTYGIMQIAGVKDTTTVTVQGRVLENNKFQVKGIKELHMDTYNIDPPSKMFGLIKAKKELTVHFDVTVTLQDQALSELTIIGLVR